In Desulfuromonas acetexigens, the following proteins share a genomic window:
- the hprK gene encoding HPr(Ser) kinase/phosphatase, protein MAGLSIQELLAEKEAGLDLELLAGERGLDKRIQVPRIQKPGLAIAGYTTNLHPDRIQVLGSTELSYLEQLDPQVADRHLRGLCELDVSCFIITKGQIPPRLLIDCAEQYAIPLLRSQHQSSRFISLITQFLEERLLPSTTVHGVLVDILGVGVLLLGKSGIGKSECALDLVLKGHKLVADDVVKIRMKLPAVLFGEGNDLLHYHMEIRGLGIINIRHLFGVAATRERKKIDLAIELVEWRDEAEFDRLGLEEMRYEILGLAIPLLKIPVRPGRNITTIVEVAARNQLLKEMGYHSAREFQDRLEKRMAETAWLHAHSIIGDNLE, encoded by the coding sequence ATGGCTGGTCTGAGTATCCAAGAGCTGCTGGCCGAAAAAGAGGCCGGTCTCGATCTCGAATTGCTCGCTGGCGAGCGCGGTCTGGACAAGCGTATTCAGGTACCCCGTATCCAGAAGCCCGGCTTGGCTATTGCCGGTTATACCACCAATCTTCATCCCGACCGGATTCAGGTTCTCGGGTCTACCGAGTTGAGCTATCTCGAACAGCTTGATCCGCAGGTAGCCGATCGCCATCTGCGGGGACTCTGCGAACTCGACGTCTCTTGTTTCATCATCACCAAAGGCCAGATTCCTCCACGCCTGCTGATCGATTGCGCTGAGCAATATGCGATTCCATTGCTGCGTTCTCAGCATCAGAGTTCCCGGTTTATTTCCCTGATTACCCAATTCCTTGAAGAACGACTGCTACCTTCCACCACCGTTCACGGGGTGTTGGTGGATATCCTCGGTGTCGGCGTGCTGCTGCTGGGAAAGAGCGGGATCGGCAAGAGCGAATGCGCCCTTGATCTGGTTCTCAAGGGGCACAAGCTGGTGGCTGACGACGTCGTCAAGATCCGCATGAAACTGCCCGCGGTGCTCTTCGGCGAAGGGAACGATCTGCTGCACTATCATATGGAAATCCGCGGACTGGGGATCATCAATATCCGTCATCTCTTCGGGGTGGCCGCCACCCGCGAGCGCAAAAAAATCGATCTCGCCATCGAGCTGGTAGAGTGGCGGGACGAGGCCGAATTTGACCGGCTCGGCCTTGAGGAGATGCGCTATGAAATCCTCGGGCTGGCGATTCCCCTGTTGAAAATTCCGGTGCGTCCCGGGCGCAACATCACCACCATCGTTGAAGTCGCGGCCCGTAATCAGCTGCTCAAAGAGATGGGGTACCACAGCGCCC